One window from the genome of Entelurus aequoreus isolate RoL-2023_Sb linkage group LG04, RoL_Eaeq_v1.1, whole genome shotgun sequence encodes:
- the crnkl1 gene encoding crooked neck-like protein 1, translating to MASTAAGKQRIPKVAKVKNKAPAEVQITAEQLLREAKERELELLPPPPKQKITDKEELNDYKLRKRKAFEDNIRKNRTIISNWIKYAQWEESLTEIQRARSIYERALDVDHRNVTLWLKYAEMEMKSRQVNHARNIWDRAITILPRVNQFWYKYTYMEEMLGNVAGCRQTFERWMEWEPDEQAWHSFINFELRYKEVDKARSIYERFVMVHPEVKNWIKYARFEDKHGYIAHSRKVLERAVEFFGEEHVDENLFVAFARFEETQKEFERVRVIYKYALDRIPKQQAQELFKNYTMFEKKFGDRRGIEDVIVSKRRFQYEEEVKANPHNYDAWFDYLRLVESDADPDTVREVYERAIANVPPIQEKRHWRRYIYLWINYALYEELEVLDVDRTRQVYQACLDLIPHKKFTFAKIWLLYGQFEIRQKNLQGARKVMGTAIGKCPKNKLLKGYIELELQLREFDRCRKLYEKYLEFSPENCTTWIKFAELETILGDVGRARAIFELAIGQLRLDMPEVLWKSYIDFEIEQEEFDNTRNLYKRLLQRTQHVKVWISYAKFELSVESSDRLQKCRQIFEEANKGMRSCEEKEERLMLLESWKDFEAEFGSDSSIERVYKLLPEKVKKRRKLTAEDGSDAGWEEYYDYIFPEDAANQPNLKLLAMAKMWKKQQQLATEETVRLNEASEDVPEDSEGNKVSEAENTNDDRDDSSSSSSSSSSSSSSSSSSSSEDEHDDGDKDNKKDNDKDNNKHNDNDNNEAQD from the exons ATGGCTTCTACCGCGGCTGGAAAGCAGCGAATCCCGAAAGTGGCGAAG GTGAAGAATAAAGCTCCCGCTGAGGTCCAGATCACAGCCGAACAGCTTCTTCGAGAAGCTAAAGAGAGAGAACTCGAACTTCTCCCGCCGCcaccaaaacaaaagattaccgATAAAGAAGAACTTAATGATTACAAGTTAAGGAAGAGAAAG GCATTTGAGGACAACATCCGGAAGAATCGCACTATCATCAGTAACTGGATCAAATACGCACAATGGGAGGAAAGCTTGACAGAAATTCAGAG GGCTCGCTCCATTTACGAGCGAGCGCTGGATGTGGACCACCGCAACGTCACACTGTGGCTCAAGTATGCCGAGATGGAGATGAAGAGTCGCCAGGTGAACCACGCTCGCAACATCTGGGACAGAGCTATCACCATCCTGCCCCGCGTCAACCAGTTCTG GTACAAGTACACCTACATGGAGGAGATGCTGGGCAACGTGGCAGGCTGCAGGCAGACGTTTGAGCGCTGGATGGAGTGGGAGCCGGATGAACAGGCGTGGCATTCTTTCATCAACTTCGAGCTGCGCTACAAGGAAGTGGACAAAGCTCGCAGCATCTATGAGAGAT TCGTCATGGTTCACCCTGAGGTGAAGAACTGGATCAAGTACGCTCGTTTTGAGGATAAGCATGGCTACATTGCTCACAGCAGGAAGGTGTTGGAGCGGGCGGTGGAGTTCTTTGGAGAGGAGCATGTAGACGAGAACCTCTTTGTAGCCTTTGCCAGGTTTGAGGAAACTCAAAAGGAG TTTGAGCGGGTCCGCGTGATCTACAAATACGCTTTGGACAGGATCCCTAAGCAGCAGGCCCAGGAGCTCTTTAAGAACTACACCATGTTTGAAAAGAAATTTGGAGACCGGCGGGGAATTGAGGACGTCATTGTCAGCAAGAGAAGGTTTCAGTACGAGGAGGAAGTTAAG gcTAACCCACACAACTACGATGCCTGGTTCGATTATCTCCGTCTGGTGGAGAGCGACGCGGATCCCGACACGGTGCGAGAGGTTTATGAGCGTGCCATCGCCAATGTCCCACCCATCCAGGAGAAGAGGCACTGGAGACGTTACATCTACTTGTGGATCAACTATGCTTTGTATGAAGAGTTGGAGGTCCTG GACGTTGACAGGACGAGGCAGGTGTACCAGGCTTGTTTGGATCTGATCCCTCACAAAAAA TTCACCTTTGCTAAGATTTGGCTGCTCTACGGTCAGTTTGAGATACGACAAAAAAACCTGCAGGGTGCGAGGAAGGTCATG GGCACAGCGATCGggaaatgtccaaaaaacaaacttcTGAAAGGCTACATCGAGTTGGAGCTGCAGCTGCGAGAGTTTGACCGCTGCAGAAAGCTCTACGAGAAATACCTGGAGTTCAGTCCCGAGAACTGCACCACTTGGATCAAATTTGCAGAGCTGGAGACCATTCTGGGGGACGTAGGCCGCGCCCGTGCTATTTTTGAGCTGGCTATTGGACAACTGCGACTTGACATGCCCGAG GTGCTGTGGAAGTCTTACATCGACTTTGAGATAGAGCAGGAGGAGTTTGACAACACAAGGAACCTCTACAAAAGACTTCTGCAGCGCACCCAGCATGTTAAG GTCTGGATCAGCTACGCCAAGTTCGAGCTGTCAGTAGAAAGCAGTGACAGGCTGCAGAAGTGCCGTCAGATCTTTGAGGAGGCCAACAAGGGCATGAGGAGCTGCGAGGAGAAGGAGGAGCGGCTcatgctgctcgagtcctggaAGGACTTTGAGGCTGAGTTTGGTTCCGACAGCAGCATAGAGCGAGTTTACAAGCTGCTGCCTGAGAAggtgaagaagaggaggaagctgACTGCCGAGGACGGG TCTGACGCTGGCTGGGAGGAATATTATGACTACATCTTCCCCGAAGACGCCGCCAACCAGCCCAACCTCAAGCTGCTGGCCATGGCCAAGATGTGGAAGAAACAGCAGCAGCTGGCCACAGAAGAGACTGTGAGGCTCAACGAGGCTTCAGAAGATGTCCCAGAGGACTCTGAGGGGAACAAAGTAAGTGAAGCCGAGAACACAAATGATGACAGAGatgacagcagcagcagtagtagcagtagtagcagcagcagcagtagtagtagcagcagcagcagcgaggACGAGCATGATGATGGAGACAAGGACAACAAGAAGGACAACGACAaggacaacaacaaacacaacgacAATGACAACAATGAAGCTCAAGATTAG
- the naa20 gene encoding N-alpha-acetyltransferase 20 isoform X3 yields the protein MGYIMGKAEGSVAREEWHGHVTALSVAPEFRRLGLAAKLMEMLEEISERKGGFFVDLFVRVSNQVAVNMYKRLGYSVYRTVIEYYSASNGEPDEDAYGKTPADFVFVMLDMRQICDAHVCRHEESFVQRYGEEVHHSIATSCKARGHRITILVAL from the exons TCATGGGGAAGGCAGAGGGATCCGTGGCCCGGGAAGAGTGGCATGGTCATGTCACAGCTCTGTCCGTGGCTCCCGAGTTTCGAAGGCTCGGATTGGCAGCAAAACTCATGGAAATGCTGGAGGAAATCTCAGAAAG GAAAGGTGGCTTCTTCGTAGATCTGTTTGTGCGAGTATCCAACCAGGTGGCGGTCAACATGTACAAGCGTCTGGGTTACAGTGTCTACAGGACCGTCATCGAGTATTACTCGGCCAGCAACGGTGAACCAGACGAGGATGCTTACGGTAAGACGCCTGCTGATTTTGTCTTTGTGATGTTGGACATGAGACAGATATGTGATGCCCATGTGTGCAGACATGAGGAAAGCTTTGTCCAGAGATATGGAGAAGAAGTCCATCATTCCATTGCCACATCCTGTAAGGCCCGAGGACATCGAATAACGATCCTTGTGGCTCTATGA